The following are from one region of the Rhizobacter sp. AJA081-3 genome:
- the phnL gene encoding phosphonate C-P lyase system protein PhnL, producing the protein MNGAPMAAPVLEARGVHKHFTLHLRDGLRLPVLDRMDLQVHAGECVALVGPSGRGKSTLMKCLYGSYAVDAGELWLQREDGQRVDLAAAAPRELIALRRREIAYVSQFLRALPRQAALDAVAERLLQAEPADPEADADPLDDTPYMAALEAAREQVRALFSRLNLPAGLWGLPPATFSGGEQQRVNIARGFILPARLLLLDEPTASLDAANRRVVIELIREAKQRGSAIVGIFHDEEVRDAVADRRVDFGTA; encoded by the coding sequence ATGAACGGCGCCCCGATGGCCGCGCCCGTGCTCGAAGCCCGAGGCGTGCACAAGCACTTCACGCTGCACCTGCGCGACGGCCTGCGCCTGCCGGTGCTCGACCGCATGGACCTGCAGGTCCATGCCGGCGAGTGCGTGGCGCTGGTCGGCCCCTCGGGCCGCGGCAAGTCGACGCTGATGAAGTGCCTGTACGGCAGTTACGCCGTCGATGCGGGCGAACTCTGGCTGCAGCGCGAAGACGGGCAGCGCGTCGACCTCGCCGCCGCCGCGCCACGCGAACTGATCGCGCTGCGCCGGCGCGAGATCGCCTACGTGAGCCAGTTCCTGCGCGCGCTGCCGCGGCAGGCGGCGCTCGATGCGGTGGCCGAGCGGCTGCTGCAGGCGGAGCCCGCCGATCCCGAGGCCGATGCTGACCCGCTCGACGACACGCCGTACATGGCAGCGCTTGAAGCCGCACGCGAACAGGTGCGCGCGCTGTTCTCGCGGCTGAACCTGCCCGCCGGGCTGTGGGGCCTGCCGCCGGCGACCTTCTCCGGCGGCGAGCAGCAACGCGTGAACATCGCGCGCGGCTTCATCCTGCCGGCGCGGCTGCTCTTGCTCGACGAGCCCACCGCCTCGCTGGATGCGGCCAACCGCCGCGTGGTGATCGAGCTGATCCGCGAGGCCAAGCAGCGCGGCAGCGCCATCGTCGGCATCTTCCACGACGAGGAGGTCCGGGACGCCGTGGCCGACCGCCGCGTCGATTTCGGCACCGCCTGA
- a CDS encoding alpha-D-ribose 1-methylphosphonate 5-triphosphate diphosphatase, translating into MNEQIFTNARVVLGHEVLPRGTVRVVDGVIASVDAGASQVAGAIDLEGDLLLPGLVEVHTDNLERHVMPRPKVSFPMRAAMQAHDAELASAGITTVLDAIGVGDPYGDGFRSRDQSALLEVLDQLEAAGALRSQHLIHVRCELPAPNALELFEPFAGHRRLRLISLMDHTPGQRQWTDIEHARIYYTGKKGWSDAKFAEEMRIAPQRQAQYAQPHRAWFADFAREHGVALATHDDTTLAHVDEAREMGASMSEFPTTLEAARHAHRHGLKTIAGAPNVVRGGSHSGNVAAITLAREGVLDGLSSDYVPGSLLQAAWCLHRDAGFSLPEAMQVVSRGPAEAAGLHDRGRIEPGQRGDLVRVRELDAHPVVRSVFVAGERVA; encoded by the coding sequence ATGAACGAACAGATCTTCACCAACGCCCGTGTGGTGCTCGGCCACGAGGTCCTGCCGCGCGGCACGGTGCGCGTGGTCGACGGCGTCATCGCCTCGGTCGATGCCGGCGCCAGCCAGGTGGCCGGGGCGATCGATCTCGAGGGCGACCTGCTGCTGCCCGGGCTCGTCGAGGTGCACACCGACAACCTCGAGCGCCACGTGATGCCGCGCCCCAAGGTGAGCTTCCCGATGCGCGCGGCGATGCAGGCCCACGATGCCGAGCTCGCCTCGGCGGGCATCACCACGGTGCTCGACGCCATCGGCGTCGGCGACCCGTACGGCGACGGCTTCCGCTCGCGCGATCAGAGCGCCCTGCTCGAGGTGCTCGACCAGCTCGAGGCGGCCGGCGCGCTGCGCAGCCAGCACCTGATCCACGTGCGCTGCGAGCTGCCGGCACCGAATGCGCTGGAACTGTTCGAGCCCTTCGCCGGCCACCGCCGGCTGCGCCTGATCTCGCTGATGGACCACACGCCGGGCCAGCGCCAGTGGACCGACATCGAGCATGCGCGAATCTACTACACCGGCAAGAAGGGCTGGAGCGACGCGAAGTTCGCCGAGGAGATGCGCATCGCCCCGCAGCGCCAGGCGCAGTATGCACAGCCGCACCGGGCCTGGTTCGCCGACTTCGCGCGCGAGCATGGCGTGGCACTGGCCACGCACGACGACACGACGCTGGCGCATGTCGACGAGGCACGCGAAATGGGGGCGTCGATGAGCGAGTTCCCGACCACGCTGGAGGCGGCGCGCCATGCGCATCGCCATGGCCTCAAGACGATCGCCGGCGCGCCGAACGTGGTGCGCGGCGGTTCGCATTCGGGCAACGTGGCGGCCATCACGCTGGCGCGTGAAGGCGTGCTCGACGGCCTGTCGTCGGACTACGTGCCGGGCAGCCTGCTGCAGGCGGCCTGGTGCCTGCACCGCGACGCCGGGTTCTCGCTGCCGGAGGCGATGCAGGTGGTCAGCCGCGGGCCGGCCGAGGCGGCCGGCCTGCACGACCGCGGCCGCATCGAGCCGGGGCAACGCGGCGACCTGGTGCGCGTGCGCGAACTCGATGCGCACCCGGTGGTGCGCTCGGTCTTCGTCGCCGGCGAGCGTGTCGCCTGA
- a CDS encoding HD domain-containing protein, translating into MDLTGRIEQLFAAHGHVPYEGARREAISALAHALQCAQLAEWANADESLVAAAFLHDVGHFLAAEAIARSDRVDDRHELLAIPFLSAGFDESVTEPVRLHVEAKRFLVRVDPHYARQLSPASLHSLALQGGAMSDDEIDRFEALPFARDAVQLRRWDDLAKQPGKPTPSLAYYLALLEDVRERPFTDSLTGIGATDLA; encoded by the coding sequence ATGGATCTCACCGGGCGCATCGAGCAGCTCTTCGCGGCCCATGGCCATGTGCCCTACGAGGGCGCGCGGCGCGAGGCCATCAGCGCACTCGCGCACGCGCTGCAGTGCGCGCAGCTCGCCGAGTGGGCGAATGCGGACGAGTCGCTGGTGGCCGCCGCGTTTCTGCACGACGTGGGGCACTTCCTCGCCGCCGAGGCGATCGCCCGCTCGGACCGGGTCGATGACCGCCATGAGCTGCTGGCCATCCCCTTTCTCTCGGCGGGCTTCGACGAGTCAGTGACCGAGCCGGTGCGCCTGCACGTCGAGGCGAAGCGTTTCCTCGTTCGCGTCGACCCGCACTACGCCAGGCAGCTGTCGCCCGCGTCGTTGCATTCGCTGGCCTTGCAGGGCGGTGCGATGAGCGACGACGAGATCGACCGCTTCGAGGCGCTGCCTTTCGCCCGTGATGCGGTGCAGTTGCGCCGCTGGGACGACCTGGCCAAGCAGCCGGGCAAGCCGACGCCCTCGCTGGCGTACTACCTCGCGCTGCTGGAAGACGTGCGCGAGCGGCCCTTCACCGACTCGCTGACCGGCATCGGCGCCACCGACCTCGCCTGA
- the phnE gene encoding phosphonate ABC transporter, permease protein PhnE, translated as MSSTSLPTLPRSVTPAQPGTQWPALLGWGLLLAILAGSWRGADMRPLDLLRDAGNMAQYAQGFFPPDFADWRHYLSELVITLQIALWGTALAILCSVPLALLAASNITPWWIHQPVRRLLDACRAINEMVFALLFVVAVGLGPFAGVLALWIHTTGVLAKLFSEAVETIDPQPVEGIRATGAHPLAEIVFGVIPQVMPLWISYALYRFESNVRSASVVGMVGAGGIGMVLWDVIRGFQYAETAAVLIMLVVSVSVIDVLSAQVRKRLI; from the coding sequence ATGAGTTCGACCAGCCTGCCGACGCTGCCGCGCAGCGTCACGCCCGCCCAGCCCGGAACGCAGTGGCCGGCGCTGCTCGGCTGGGGGCTTCTGCTGGCCATCCTGGCAGGCAGCTGGCGCGGCGCCGACATGCGCCCGCTGGACCTGCTGCGCGATGCCGGCAACATGGCGCAGTACGCGCAGGGCTTCTTTCCGCCCGACTTTGCCGACTGGCGCCACTACCTGTCCGAGCTGGTGATCACGCTGCAGATCGCTCTGTGGGGCACCGCGCTGGCCATTCTCTGCTCGGTGCCGTTGGCGCTGCTGGCGGCCAGCAACATCACGCCCTGGTGGATCCATCAGCCGGTGCGCCGGCTCCTCGACGCCTGCCGCGCGATCAACGAGATGGTGTTCGCGCTGCTGTTCGTCGTCGCGGTCGGGCTCGGGCCCTTCGCCGGCGTGCTGGCGCTGTGGATCCACACCACCGGGGTGCTCGCCAAACTGTTCTCCGAGGCAGTCGAGACGATCGACCCGCAGCCCGTCGAAGGCATCCGCGCCACCGGCGCGCACCCGCTGGCCGAGATCGTCTTCGGCGTGATCCCGCAGGTGATGCCGCTGTGGATCTCCTACGCGCTGTACCGCTTCGAATCCAACGTGCGCTCGGCCTCGGTGGTGGGCATGGTCGGCGCGGGCGGCATCGGCATGGTGCTGTGGGACGTGATCCGCGGTTTCCAGTACGCCGAGACCGCGGCGGTGCTGATCATGCTGGTGGTGTCGGTCTCGGTGATCGACGTGCTGTCGGCGCAGGTGCGCAAGCGCCTCATCTGA